Below is a window of Plasmodium gaboni strain SY75 chromosome 11, whole genome shotgun sequence DNA.
tatttacaccatataaacataaaattaatatttaaaaaaaaaaacaaaaaaaaaaaaaaaaaaatcattctaatattataacatCATTCTCTTCAACTTTGAGTTGATTTATATCTGTGATTCTTTCTAAAATGGAACTATCCCTAATAACctgaaataaaaaaaataaaacacataaaatataatataatatatatatatatgtatataatataatataatatttttttttttatttttttttttattttttattttattttttattttattttttatttttatttttctttctttaAAAAGTACATTTCGAATGAATTCCATTTTATCCTCCTGATATTTTAGTATCACCTTTTCTGAACAACACATGCATTTTTCGAATGGTTCACagaataattttttcatattaaaattggctaaattaaaattaattatatgtgGTGTAGCACCTAAACAAGAAGTGAATACATTAGAAATGTCtgattttttttgttgATTAATGtcattatcataattatatatatattgatcTTTGTCTATATGTGGAgcaaaaaaatataaaggaTGTTGTGTTAAGgctaataataattctgTAGCTATACTACTACTTATATTACTTACACCAGATCGAGTGACTGTACATTTTTCATCAAGGGTTCTATAAGATAAAGAATCTGAAGGAGAATGCATATCATTACAAAAATAACATGCAcctttaaaatataaataagaatgTCTTAAAACAACAAAAGAATCAAAACTTATTGCTACTGTAATTCCTAGAGGAGGCATCTTACATAACGTTTTTACACTTttaagaatattattataaaaaatttcttGATATGTAtcatacatatttatattattaaatgatttatatatattactattttgttcatataaggaaaaaatatcattaaatggattatccatattttttatacattttgaattttttatatattcatgtGTAATgatattttcttcttcacataataaaatattactattaatattattattacaattaatattattattacaattaatattattattacaattaatattattattacaattaatattattattactattaatattattattattattatcatcaccATTATCTACCCCCTTCTGTAATTCTTTCAAAGAATTATATTGCTTCTCGGCTATCATTAAACACGGAAAATATCGTGACTCCTTCGAATCagttaataaaaatacgACATCATGATTATGAATTAAATCATCCAATTCATTTATTGTATCCTCAAGATTTTCattcaaataatttaaatgaCCAGGCATAGGTATATCCATTACCTTTGttcttatatttaaatCTGGACAAATCTTTAATAAGTTTTTTTTCGCTGCTACACATTTATATTCACCTATCTTATCATATTTCTCTGCATCTTCTAAggtatataaatattgtcTACTAATATTAGAAAAGGACACACGTGAATTGTCAACAAAGGTATAATTTTGTATTCCCCATGATACACAATTACGAGCTACCATACAACCTAAGGTGCCTAATCCTAtgattaatatttttaatttttttatattttcaaatttTAAATCTTTTAATATCTTCCATTTTATtagttttatatttaattctAACGAAATCCTTTGAATGgtatctttatttataaaatcatttaaatttataatacatataatactttttttctgtttttTCTTCTCTTCAAAATATTTCCATCCACATAGTATATTATACActttattatcataatataatttattataattctttattatatttttattttcttcatttttatacatCGATTCTGttgtataattattatcttcttttcttatatttaaaCTAAACCCTAAACTTTTACatgaatttataaaattatttttatcacatgtgtcatcatttttttgtaaGATGTCTATATCAAGTTTATTCAATGAATCCtcttttttatcatctAAATATGTGTTCATATAATTGGCTTCCTTGTCATAAATAAAGTGAATTTTATCTGGAACATTTACCTGAAATAATGAAGAATTTAAAACGTATTTAATTAGATGATTAGGACatatcttattatttttgtatttaaCGTATTTTTTATCCTTTATGTAAGTATTATTAAcgttcatattattttcatcttgACTAGATGACTGTTCTATATTATCATCTGAACATACATTTGTAAGATCATCTCTCCAGTCATTGTTATAATGgttaataatattataattaacTTTGCATATTTTTGAAACAGGAGAAAAAGATACATCATGATGAGACAGGcaattattaatatgattatattgAAACGAATTATTCTTATCACTATTAATATCTTTATGTATATCACTATTAATATCTTTATGTATATCACTACTAATGtttttatgtatatcaCTATTTATGTCTTTAGATTTATCCATATAATTATCctcattaatattattattattattatcctcattaatattattattattattatcctcattaatattatcattattattatcctcattaatattatcattattattattctcattaatattatcattattatcaccattgtgattttttttttttttttttgtattttccttttttgTTACTACATTTGGATAGCGCCAAATAAATCCCTCTTCAGATTTGAAGGTGCCAACAAACTGTTCTCTCAATAAAGAGATATCTCTAAAAGCCAATATATCTATTTGAAAATTATACAATTCATATTTTAGAGttaaacaatataataaatttcTAAAATCCCAAGACAAAGaattgaatatataatttatatcaataaaacatatatataaatcaaaaaaatcttttttaatatatcttaaaattttatcttttgaattttttatatcatcttTTAATTCCGATAGTGCATTAATAGGTAATATGACcatatcataatttttatgtagCATTGAATagttattattattattatgattattaaaagaattatattcTTTGTGGTGATAATCATTTTGTGATGTATCatgaatttttaaatattcaaataatttataaaaactatttatttgataaaattctttttttgatttttcATGTTCTTGACAATTTATATTagaataaaatttatttatatattcatcgtaatattctttattattcattttatgAAGAGGAGTATTATCAAATTTGAgtaataagaatatattcatattaagaaacattttataattattaaaataatcatctattttataagatagataaaataaatctATAATATTGATTTGTCTATTTTCagtatttatataaatatattttgaatctatatagaaaaaatacCTTGTACTATTTTTTGTcaatttataataattatcttTTGGTTTTATAATAGGATTTGCTATActataataacatatatatttttttaaatccAAAAAACTAagtattaaatatttatttatcttttCTAAAACACTTAAAcaattttctttataagcccaaaaattatcatcataaatattgttatccatatataaattcatatctttataatctatatcatttttttcattatttatataactctttaaattttttaatgtataatttatatgatcatctttattacattttaaaaattcttctaatgtattaaaatttaataaacaaccaatataattatttctataattATTCATCACATAAGGTAttttatcaatatttttattctcatcatttatattattactaccAATCTGTAGTGTTTTAATAGAATTATTTGTTTCgatattatttatttccTTTTCGTTATGAAAATTTccatattttaaaaaagatcttttattaatttctaTTGTTCTTACATGAATAAAAGGATGTGTAAACTCTATCAAATATGTCTTtaatacattatatttataacctaattttattttcttcacATAAGTACTCGAATATAAATTAACATAATTACTTTCTAgcttatatatatttattttttgttcGTGTAATTGAGTAAAATAAGAAATGTCTATTTTGAACTCATTGTTATTGTGTTTTAATATGTACGAACTTTTATTCTCCTCTTcgattttttttttcattctctcttttaatcatattataaatacataaatacataaatacatatatatatatatatatatctttatatatatctttatatatatggcaaactttttttcttttgcaacaaaaagaaatttaaaaaaataatatgtaaatatatatatatatatattcatacatattctatatatattcttatatttcATATGTATGGCTGTGAATActtttatatgtttttatttatttttatttttttcaaaaaaaatgaacaatacttgaattttaaaaattcaCATCTCCTTTTTTACAGATACGTTaggataaaaaaaaaaaaaaaaaaaaaaattaaacagaacaaattttttcatgaatatataaaattatttacaaACGTTGTAgtattcttatatatttaatatataaaaaaaaaaaaaatatttaacCCTAAAAAAACTATAGTATTACAATGTGTATTATtcaatataaatttatgtttacatatatttattttatatgtaaaataataaaattgatTTATTACAAAAATTAATGGAAATATTTGAAAAGTTATAATATGGTGTTAATTATGcgtaaaaaaaaaaaaaaaaaaaaaaagaaatgaaagAGCACCAAGAAaacctttttttttctttactaatatataaatgaattcTCTTCAAGAATAAACATGtacaaatattaatatatatatatatatatataattatgtatatataagatcattattatttttatatattattatataattttatttgttatttttttttttattctaacaatttaaaataaaatatatacaacCTAATACATATTCATATTGCATTATAAAAAGCATACAAAAATAGTATTAAAGAATAACATGtaatttcctttttataaataagaataccatatacacaaaaaagaaaaaaaaaatatatatatatatatatatatatatatatattactaaTTATTATTTGCATATTTCTTTACTCAAATCCAACATTTTCAAATGATCATTATAgttatcatattatatttaagaaaaaaaaaaaaaaataattaatttatataagtTTTTCTAACCATaagtttttattttttcttctttttttcaatttattttaattcatatgaaaaaaatatacaacaacaaaataacatttaaaatattatacatacatatatatatttatatatatatatatatatatatatatgtgtgtgtacatgtatgtatttttttttttatttttatttttatttttaaatgattgttcataattatttatcaatttttatttatgaaCAGTTCAGGTAAAAATgatttttaaaaaaaaaaaaaaaaaaaaaaaaaaaaaaagaaaaatggCTAGTTGATTTATGCTCCTTTCTTTTTAGCAACACCAACAGTTCTTCCTCTTCTACCAGTAGTTTTGGTGTGTTGTCCACGAACTCTTAATCCCCAGTGGTGACGTAAACCTCTGTGTAATCTAATTTTCTTCATTCTTTCTAAATCTTCACGTAAGTATGAATCAAGTTGGTTAGCAATAAcatgaatattttttccttcttTCAAATCCTTTCTCCTGTTTAAAAACCAATCAGGTATTTTAAATTGGGTAGGAGTACTCATAATATGTACGATCTataaaaggaaaagaaaaaaaaatatatgtacaaatgcatatatttttaaatacataatttggtaaaatgtatattatatatgaaattCAAAAAGGgataaataaaagtatgtatttatattccTCAAAATgagatataataaataaatataaatatgtacatatatacatatatacatatatatatatatatatatatatatatgtggtatcattttgttattattacattatCTATTTCTTCAGTAGTTAATTCTCCGGCTCTTTTAGTAGGGTCAACATTTGCTTGTTTACATATAACAGTTGCCATTCTCTTTCCAATACCTTTAATAGCTGTTAAGGCAATAATTACTTTTTCTTTTCCATCTACATTTGTATTTAAAATTCTTAATATATGTTGaaaatcattattatctatTACTTGAAGTGacatttttaataacacttttaaaaaataaaataaaataaaaaatatatataatatatatattaattaaaaataatttatattttaaatttaaatcaagtaaattaaattttccttaaataatcataaaaaaaaaaattatatattatattttgagaaaattatatattttggaaaaaaatatatttcttatattattttattgattcttattttttaatttttttacaaaaatatttttaaaacatatatgttttttttcttttcgtaattttaaaataaaactttatttttcttatatattacGTATCTTTGAAAtgtttttaattatatatatatatatatataatatatattattatgtatatattattatatatatatatatatatatattttttatataattattattataattagggatttaattaatatataataattttatatgtatatttcataattcttttaaaataaataatgatatagtaataaagctcttataataaataatttatatatatattatataaatatatcattatattattcttgTTCTTATATACCTTTAAAATATGCGTGttgtattttataaatatatatatatatataaattttttttttattcgatatatctaaataaataaaacgtaagtatatatattaatagGGGACTATATTA
It encodes the following:
- a CDS encoding putative 40S ribosomal protein S18, yielding MSLQVIDNNDFQHILRILNTNVDGKEKVIIALTAIKGIGKRMATVICKQANVDPTKRAGELTTEEIDNIVHIMSTPTQFKIPDWFLNRRKDLKEGKNIHVIANQLDSYLREDLERMKKIRLHRGLRHHWGLRVRGQHTKTTGRRGRTVGVAKKKGA
- a CDS encoding putative autophagy-related protein 7, which gives rise to MKKKIEEENKSSYILKHNNNEFKIDISYFTQLHEQKINIYKLESNYVNLYSSTYVKKIKLGYKYNVLKTYLIEFTHPFIHVRTIEINKRSFLKYGNFHNEKEINNIETNNSIKTLQIGSNNINDENKNIDKIPYVMNNYRNNYIGCLLNFNTLEEFLKCNKDDHINYTLKNLKSYINNEKNDIDYKDMNLYMDNNIYDDNFWAYKENCLSVLEKINKYLILSFLDLKKYICYYSIANPIIKPKDNYYKLTKNSTRYFFYIDSKYIYINTENRQINIIDLFYLSYKIDDYFNNYKMFLNMNIFLLLKFDNTPLHKMNNKEYYDEYINKFYSNINCQEHEKSKKEFYQINSFYKLFEYLKIHDTSQNDYHHKEYNSFNNHNNNNNYSMLHKNYDMVILPINALSELKDDIKNSKDKILRYIKKDFFDLYICFIDINYIFNSLSWDFRNLLYCLTLKYELYNFQIDILAFRDISLLREQFVGTFKSEEGFIWRYPNVVTKKENTKKKKKNHNGDNNDNINENNNNDNINEDNNNDNINEDNNNNNINEDNNNNNINEDNYMDKSKDINSDIHKNISSDIHKDINSDIHKDINSDKNNSFQYNHINNCLSHHDVSFSPVSKICKVNYNIINHYNNDWRDDLTNVCSDDNIEQSSSQDENNMNVNNTYIKDKKYVKYKNNKICPNHLIKYVLNSSLFQVNVPDKIHFIYDKEANYMNTYLDDKKEDSLNKLDIDILQKNDDTCDKNNFINSCKSLGFSLNIRKEDNNYTTESMYKNEENKNIIKNYNKLYYDNKVYNILCGWKYFEEKKKQKKSIICIINLNDFINKDTIQRISLELNIKLIKWKILKDLKFENIKKLKILIIGLGTLGCMVARNCVSWGIQNYTFVDNSRVSFSNISRQYLYTLEDAEKYDKIGEYKCVAAKKNLLKICPDLNIRTKVMDIPMPGHLNYLNENLEDTINELDDLIHNHDVVFLLTDSKESRYFPCLMIAEKQYNSLKELQKGVDNGDDNNNNNINSNNNINCNNNINCNNNINCNNNINCNNNINSNILLCEEENIITHEYIKNSKCIKNMDNPFNDIFSLYEQNSNIYKSFNNINMYDTYQEIFYNNILKSVKTLCKMPPLGITVAISFDSFVVLRHSYLYFKGACYFCNDMHSPSDSLSYRTLDEKCTVTRSGVSNISSSIATELLLALTQHPLYFFAPHIDKDQYIYNYDNDINQQKKSDISNVFTSCLGATPHIINFNLANFNMKKLFCEPFEKCMCCSEKVILKYQEDKMEFIRNVIRDSSILERITDINQLKVEENDVIILE